A genome region from Anopheles stephensi strain Indian chromosome 2, UCI_ANSTEP_V1.0, whole genome shotgun sequence includes the following:
- the LOC118507123 gene encoding replication factor C subunit 1 yields the protein MSMDIRSFFGRGAKPAKAPEPAKTPTAKRKAVIISDDEDDTKASSPRSSKQAAKDGSSAAANGVLKKRRVIDSDDEEKSPVKKKVEKASSAKPEKLKPVNASDIFSSEPVKRVELPKILKKKTHDPVEQVQLDEDDGDVVPVTPQPEKKLARKDRNGNERSEKRTPEKPKVSPPEKVKVESPEKPKLKTPEKPKVSPPAKKKVNEESDVKPKKSPAKQKSLEQHSPSDEKVSPKGSKKHDSSVSDYKDANESVLTDEERHERKRMSAILYQKFKNRQGPANPGSKEIPEGKPNCLQGMQFVITGVLESMERDECAQVIKDLGGKVVGAVSKKVTHMVVGEDAGPKKIAQAEDLGIVTLSEDALLDLIREKSGQKPLKKDSAGKRSEETQSSSSNKRKESPKEEKETKRIKTEPSPSKSAKESVKVKVEKSPTARSPGKAVNSKEPVKIKEEKKSPRKPADIPVAPSSVKAELTDYQKDIKSVDNMAWVDKYKPSSTKQIIGQMGASSNVQKLTVWLSSWYKNNDGTKKHAKPNPWAKNDSGAAFKAALLSGPPGVGKTTTATLVCKELGFDTVEFNASDTRSKRLLKEEVSELLNSKSLAGYFGGRSDKVSIKHVLLMDEVDGMAGNEDRGGMQELIALIKESHIPVICMCNDRQHPKIRSLVNYCFDLRFSRPRVEQIKAAMMSVCFKEQLKLSPGVLEEIITGTGGDVRQTLNHLALYSAGKAMAASLSVDAAKKQADSAKKDIKIGPWDVIRKVFSAEDHKHMTLNDKADLFFHDYNIAPLFVQENYLKVQPKAPRTEWLDRIAMTADSLSRGDMVERRIRSNMAWTLLPVQAMYSSVMPGEFMEGHFTGQINFPGWLGKNSKAMKRKRLAQEIHDHTRLSTSGSRQAIRLDYAPHLLRSIVQPLQMRGAEGVHDSLEVIKEYRLLREDIDSLVELSTWPKRKSPLDSVDGKVKAALTRAYNKAIAPYSYSAVATVKKKALDTAGQEEMEGGMYEGEAEQQDGGTVMDSDEEENEDKIDDNAFIKIKKKAAPVAASKASTSKATGAKGKKK from the exons ATGTCTATG GATATTCGCTCTTTTTTTGGCCGTGGAGCAAAGCCGGCCAAAGCACCGGAACCGGCTAAGACACCGACCGCTAAGAGGAAAGCGGTAATTATTAGCGACGATGAAGATGACACCAAAGCATCGTCGCCTCGTTCGTCGAAACAAGCGGCTAAAGACGGCTCATCGGCAGCCGCCAACGGTGTGCTGAAGAAGCGGCGTGTTATTGATTCCGATGACGAAGAGAAGAGTCCCGTGAAGAAGAAAGTCGAGAAAGCGAGTAGTGCGAAGCCGGAAAAGCTAAAGCCGGTGAATGCATCGGATATCTTCAGCTCGGAACCTGTGAAGCGTGTGGAACTGCCCAAGATTCTtaagaagaaaacacacgACCCGGTCGAACAGGTACAGCTGGAcgaggatgatggtgatgtcgTACCGGTGACACCACAACCGGAGAAGAAACTGGCGAGAAAAGATCGTAATGGAAATGAGCGAAGTGAGAAGCGCACTCCGGAAAAGCCGAAAGTATCACCGCCCGAAAAGGTAAAGGTAGAATCACCGGAAAAGCCTAAGCTAAAGACACCGGAGAAGCCTAAGGTCTCTCcaccagcaaagaaaaaagtaaatgaAGAAAGTGACGTTAAACCGAAGAAAAGTCCtgcgaaacaaaaatctcTTGAGCAGCACTCACCAAGTGATGAAAAGGTCAGCcccaaaggaagcaaaaagcaCGACAGCAGCGTATCAGATTACAAAGATGCAAACGAATCCGTGCTTACCGATGAGGAGCGTCATGAACGCAAGCGAATGTCGGCTATTTTGTACCAAAAGTTCAAAAATCGTCAAGGTCCGGCTAATCCGGGCTCGAAGGAGATTCCGGAAGGCAAGCCTAACTGTTTGCAGGGCATGCAGTTCGTCATAACCGGTGTGCTCGAGTCGATGGAGCGCGACGAGTGTGCCCAGGTGATCAAGGATCTGGGAGGCAAGGTTGTCGGGGCCGTATCGAAGAAGGTCACCCACATGGTGGTGGGAGAAGACGCGGGACCAAAGAAAATCGCCCAGGCAGAAGATCTTGGTATTGTAACGCTGAGTGAGGATGCTCTCTTGGACCTGATCCGGGAAAAGTCGGGTCAGAAACCTTTGAAAAAGGATAGCGCTGGCAAGCGGTCGGAAGAAACACAGAGCAGCAGTAGTAACAAACGCAAGGAATCACcaaaggaggaaaaagaaacgaaaaggaTTAAGACGGAACCATCACCTAGCAAATCGGCGAAGGAATCGGTTAAGGTAAAGGTGGAAAAATCACCAACAGCACGATCACCGGGCAAAGCCGTCAATTCGAAGGAACCGGTAAAGAtaaaagaggaaaagaaatctCCACGAAAGCCAGCAGATATTCCGGTTGCACCGAGCTCAGTGAAAGCCGAGCTAACAGACTATCAGAAGGATATTAAAAGCGTAGACAATATGGCTTGGGTGGACAAGTATAAGCCTTCCAGCACGAAGCAAATCATTGGCCAGATGGGTGCGAGCAGTAACGTCCAGAAGCTGACCGTGTGGCTATCGAGCTGGTACAAGAACAACGACGGCACGAAGAAACACGCCAAACCGAATCCATGGGCAAAGAACGATTCCGGCGCAGCGTTCAAAGCGGCATTGCTGTCCGGGCCACCTGGCGTGGGCAAGACTACCACGGCCACGTTGGTGTGCAAAGAGCTCGGATTCGATACGGTAGAGTTCAATGCATCGGACACGCGCAGTAAGCGATTGCTGAAGGAGGAAGTTTCGGAGCTGTTGAACAGTAAGTCGCTGGCAGGATATTTCGGTGGAAGGAGCGACAAGGTTTCCATCAAGCACGTACTCCTAATGGACGAGGTGGACGGTATGGCAGGCAACGAGGATCGTGGCGGAATGCAGGAACTGATCGCGTTGATAAAGGAAAGCCACATCCCGGTGATTTGTATGTGCAACGATCGACAGCACCCGAAGATACGCTCGCTTGTCAACTACTGTTTCGATTTGCGCTTCAGTCGACCACGGGTGGAGCAAATCAAGGCAGCCATGATGTCCGTTTGCTTCAAGGAGCAGCTAAAATTATCACCCGGCGTGCTGGAGGAGATCATCACCGGAACGGGTGGCGATGTGCGGCAAACGTTGAACCATCTGGCGCTGTACAGTGCGGGGAAAGCGATGGCCGCTTCCCTGTCGGTGGATGCTGCGAAAAAGCAAGCCGATTCGGCCAAGAAAGACATCAAGATTGGTCCGTGGGATGTGATCCGGAAGGTGTTTTCCGCCGAGGATCATAAGCACATGACGCTAAACGATAAGGcggatttgtttttccacgATTACAACATTGCGCCACTGTTTGTGCAGGAGAACTACCTCAAGGTTCAACCGAAGGCACCCAGAACGGAATGGCTCGACCGGATTGCGATGACGGCGGACAGCTTAAGCCGTGGCGATATGGTGGAACGCAGAATAAGATCAAACATGGCGTGGACGCTGCTGCCGGTGCAAGCCATGTACAGCTCGGTTATGCCGGGCGAGTTCATGGAGGGCCACTTTACTGGGCAAATCAATTTTCCCGGTTGGTTGGGCAAAAACTCCAAAGCGATGAAACGCAAACGATTGGCGCAGGAAATACACGACCACACACGGCTATCCACGTCCGGTTCACGGCAAGCTATACGGCTGGATTATGCACCTCATTTGCTGCGTTCCATCGTACAACCGCTGCAGATGCGCGGTGCCGAAGGAGTTCACGACTCGCTGGAAGTGATCAAGGAGTATCGGCTTCTGCGTGAAGACATCGATTCGCTGGTGGAGCTTAGCACGTGGCCAAAGCGCAAAAGTCCACTGGATTCGGTTGATGGGAAGGTAAAGGCAGCGTTAACACGAGCATACAACAAGGCAATTGCACCGTACTCTTATTCGGCTGTGGCAACGGTGAAAAAGAAGGCACTGGATACTGCCGGGCAGGAGGAAATGGAGGGTGGAATGTACGAAGGGGAAGCGGAACAGCAGGATGGTGGTACGGTGATGGATTCCGATGAGGAGGAAAACGAGGACAAGATCGATGATAATGCTTTCATTAAGATAAAGAAAAAGGCGGCTCCGGTGGCCGCCAGTAAGGCCAGCACTTCCAAAGCCACCGGTGCAAAGGGTAAGAAGAAATAG